The following is a genomic window from Chloroflexota bacterium.
TCTTGGCGATCTCCGGGCGGGTGATGATGGCCACGGCCGCGCCATCGCTGACGCCGCAGCAATCGAAGAGGCTGAGCGGCCAGGCGATCATGGGCGCTTTGAGCGCCTGCTCCAGGGTAATCTCTCGCTGGAAGTGGGCCTTGGGGTTGAGGCTGCCATTGTGGTGGTTCTTCACCGCGATCTTGGCCAGGACCTCCTTGCCCTTTTCCAGGGTGAGGCCGTACTTGTTGAAGTAGGCCGTGGCGGCCAGGGCGAACTGGGCCGGAGGGGGCGAGGGGGCGTCCACGTTCGTGTTCGGGAGGATAAAGGGCGAGGCGAGGCCTGTGAAGCCCGTGTCCTTGAGCTTCTCCACGCCCGCCACCATCACCATATCGTAGGCGCCGGCGGCCACGGCGAAGCAGGCGTTGCGGAAGGCGTCCGTCCCGGTGGCGCAGAAGTTCTCCACGCGGCTGATGGGGATATAGTCCAGCTTGAGGGCCTTAGCTAGGGGCTGGCCACTCCAGCCGGAGAGCATGGTGCCGAGCCAGGCGGCCTTGATGTCCTTGGCCTCCACGCCCGCATCCTTATAGGCCTCCTGCGCTGCTTCTGCCAGGAGGTCTTCCGGGCTATCGCCCCAGCGTTCGCCGAACTTGGTGCAACCCATGCCGACGATCGCCACTTTATCGCCTATGCCAGACATCGTGTGCCTCCTGGGGTGAGCCTATGCCCGGATTGGGGTGGTCTTCCAATAGTAGTTGTGCACACCGCCGATGACGCCGAGCTTGCGGAAGCTCAACTCCAGAGGCATGCCGACTTTTATCTGGTCAATCTCGCGATCGGTCATCATGAGGAGAGCGCGCCCGCCGCCATCGAAGTCCACGACGGTGATGACGAGGGGCACGTCCTGGGTCCCGGCGACGTAGTCCATGGAGAAGGTGACGATCTTGGCCTGTTTATCGGAGAGACGCACAGGGGACCAAGAGTCGTAGGCCTTGCAGAAGGCGCACTGCTTCTGCGGGGGGTATTGGACATGGCCGCAGACCGTGCACTTGCCGCCATAGAAACGCAGATTGCGATCGGCATCCCGCCAGGCGGCCTGGAGGGAGACGGGCTGAGGATCTGGGCGGCGCGCCGGTTCGGCGGCGAGGAGCCCGCGCCAGCGCAGGAAGTGCTCATAGGCGGGCAGCTTGGCCTTGGCCGCAAGGTGCTTCTTGATCAACCGCCGCCCGGCGCGCGCCTGTTCGATCTTGTCCGTGACCTTCAGGGCGTAGGCATCCGCGCCATCGCCATATCCGATGAGGAGGATGCGGTCGCCGGGCTTGGCATCTTCCAGGGCGGCCGCGAGCATCATGAGAGGGAAGGCCGTGCCGGTATTGCCCAGGGAGCCGAACATGGGGTCTTGCAGCTGCTGAGGCGAGAGGCCGAGCCTCCGGGCGATCTCACCGTGGCGGCGCGGGTCGGAGGCGTAGATGACGGCTTTGGCGAAGTCCTTGGGCGTGAGCTTGGTCTTTTTCGCCAGGCCTGTGGAGGCTTCGATGACGGCGGGGATGTAGCCTTCATCCGCGATGAAGCGGTCTTCGCCGGAGCGGATGTAGGTGTCCGTGGTGGAGCGCCACTGGTCAATCATGTGCTCGGTGACGAAGTGGGAGGCCTCGATCTCCACCGCGACGTCCGTATCCGAGATAAGGAGGGCGGCGCCGCCATCGCCCAGGTAGCGCTCCATATCGCTCTTGGGATAGGCGAGGCGCACATCGCCCGCGGCGAGAAGGACGTTCTTGGCGGACCCGGCGCGCACGGCATCGGCGGCGGCGCGGAGGCCGGAGGTCCCAGCGCGGAGGGTGGAGGCGAGGTCTTGGGAGAAGATGTCAGCCCGAAGGTCGAGCGCAGTGGCGATGGTGGAGGCGCTCTGCTTTTCAAAATAGGGGTTGGACGTGGTGGCGAAGAGGATGCCGTCCACGGCGTGCCGGTCTATGCCGCGAAGGCAATCTATGGCGGCCGCTGTGGCCATGGTGACGCTGTCTTCATCGAAGTTCGCGACGGCCCGTTCTCCGGGCGAACCCCAGCCGATCGTTTCCTTGGTCATCCGGTACTTCGGCACATAGGCGCCGATCGCTCGTATGCCAACCATCGTTGCCTCCAGAGCTACCGCACGGTTGGGGCGTAGTCCATGCCGATGCGCCCCTCGGCGATGAGTTTGGTGTATTTTTCGTGATCTGTCACGAGCAGCTTTTCATAAACGTATTCATTGTCTTCGCCCATGCGGCAGGCGGCGCGGCGGATATGGTTGGGCGTGCGGCGCATCTTGAAGCCGATCCCCGGGTAGCGATGGGCGCCGCACTCGGGGTGCGTCAGGCGCTCAAAGAAGCCTCGGGCGTTGAAGTGGGGGTCGCTGAAGGCCTCCGCCTCGTCAATCACGGCGCCCGCGGGAACGCCCGCTTCCTGGAGGCGCCACATCAAGGCGTAGTGCTCCTGGTCCTTTGTCCACTGGGAGATATTTTCGTCTAACTCGTTATGATTTCGGAGCCGGCCGGCGTTCGTCTGATACTCGGGGTTTTGCGCCCAGGGCGGATCGCCCATCACCCGACAGAGGGCGCGCCACTCTTCGTCCGAGCTGACGGCGATGGCGACCCATTTGTCGTCGCCTTTACCGGGGTAGACGCCCTGGGGGGCGCAGCGCGCGCTGCGATTGCCCAGGAGCTCCGGCTGTCGCTTGTTCATGGAGTAGTCCATAAGCGCCTCTCCCATGTAGGTGGCGAAGTTCTCTGTCTGGGAGACCTCGACGAGCTGGCCCTGGCCGGTGCGCGCCCGGTGGCGCAGGGCCATGACGGCGGCGGTGGCGCCGCCGACGCCGGAAGGGCCATCGCCCACCGGCAGGACGCCGCGCATGGTGGCGTCCGTATCGGGATAGCCGCGCATCCAGAGGTGGCCGTTGACCGCCTCTATATGGGAGCCGAAGGCGCGATAGTTCTCGTAATCGCCGCCGAGGCCGTAGGGCGGGATGCGGAGCATGATGATGTCCGGCCGGATGCGGCGCACGCGATCGTAGGTGATGCCGAGCTTTGCCAGATTGATGGGGACGTTGTTCTCCACGATGATGTCTGAGATGGCCACCAGATCCTCAAAGATCTTGCCGCAATCCTCCGCCAGGAGATCCACGGTCATGCTGAGCTTGTTCCGCGCATGGTTCTGGAACATCGCGTAGCGGTTCCAGGGACGCTCGGCGGGGGTGTTCCCGGCATAGCCGTAGCCGGAGCCGCTCACGGCCTCCACGTACTCCTTTGGCGGCCGGGGCGTGGTGCCACGCGTGTAGGGAACAAAGACCTGGGTGGTGTCCATGCGGATGACTTCGGCGCCCCAATCGGCCAGGAGCATGGTGCAATAGGGCCCGGCGACGACCATGGTGAGATCCAGGACGCGGATGCCTTTCAGCGGCAGACGGTTGGCGCGCATGGCTAGATGACGCCGTCCTTCCTCAGCTTCGCAAGCTCACCCGCGGAGAGGCCGAGGATGCTGCCGAAGATCTCCCGATTGTGCTGGCCGAGCAAGGGCGCCGGACGGCGCAGTCTCCAGGGGCTATTGGGCATGATGAAGGGCCTGCCCGGATATTCCAGCTTGCCAGCCACGGGGTGGTTGATCGCCGGAAAGAAGCCCCTGGCGCGGTAGTACGGGTCGTTGAAGAACTGGCCGGGGGACATCACGGGGGCGGTGGCGAGTCCCGCGCGCTGGGAATCCCTCCACACGGTATAGAGGTCGCGCTCAAGGGTCCAGGGAAGAAGGTACTCATTGTTGAATCGGTCTATTGCCTGGGGGCTTACGCCGCGCTCGTAATCCACGAAGTCCGGGTCGTTCGCGAGTTCCGGCTTGCCCACCATCTCAGCGACGCGGGAGAAACGGTTGATGCCGGACCAGAAGCAGATATAGCCATCGGCGCAGGGGAAGATGCCGAAGGCCAGGCCCGTGGCATCGCTATGGCGCTTGGTGACGACGCCGGTGTATTCATAGTTCAGCATGTAGATGCTGCGGCGGTCCTGGTTGCCGGCTTGGGTCTCAAAGACGGAGACGTCCAGGTAATCGCCGAAGCCATCGAATTCGCGGCGGAAGAGGGCCGTCACGGTGGCGAAGCAGGCGTTCTGACCCGTCTGGTACATGCCGATGTTGCCGCCGAGCTTCACCGGCGGCCTGTCCGGATAGCCGGTGGAGTGCAGCTGGCCGCCGATGCCGTACTCAATGAGCTCATTGGCCTTGAAGTCACGATAGGGGCCGGTCTGTCCAAAGTTCGAGATGGAGGTCATCACGATGTTCGGCGCGGTCTTGTGGAGCTCCTCGTAATGCAGGCCTAAGCGCTCCATAGTCCCCGGGCTGAAGCTCTCCACAATAGCATCCGCACTCTTCAACAGTTCCAGGAAGATCTGTCGGCCCTGGTACTGTTTCAGATCCAGGGTCACGCCGAACTTGTTGGTGTTCAGGTAGAGGAAGGGGCCGCATCTCTCCGGGTGGGGGACATCATGGAGGAACGGCCCCACATGGCGCAGGCCATCGCCTGTGCCTGGGCGCTCGATCTTGATGACATCCGCGCCGTAATCGGCGAGGAGCTTGGTGCAGAACGGCCCGGCGATGTAATGAGTCAGGTCAAGGACGCGAAGGCCATGGAGAGGGCCGGGGGCCGCCCGCGCCTGTTTTTGCGCGGAGCCGGTCATCGCAGACGCCACTTGGGCTTGTCCTTCCTTGCCAGCTTCTCATGCAACTGCTTGAGCGCTTCCGGAGTGTTGCCCACGCGCGGGTAGAGCTCGCCAAGCTCCAAGGCCTGCTTGCGGCCCACATCCAGGCCGCTCCAGATGGCCTTCACGGTGCCCTGCACGGCGATGGGGGGGTGGGAGGCGATGCTGGCCGCCAGGCGCTCCGCGGCGGGCATCAGCTCTGCCTGTAGCACCACTTCGCTCACCAGGCCGATCTCGTAAGCGCGTTTGGCGCTCACGCGCTCATCGCCGCCGACAAGCGCTATGCGGAGGACTTCGCCCAGGGGGACGCGCCGCGTGAGGCCGATGGGCTCCAACGCCGTGACGAGGCCGTAGGAGACGTGGGTATCGAAGAAGGTGGCGCCCTCCGAGGCGATGACGATATCGCTATCGTAGATGAAGTAGAAGGCCCCGGCATTGCAGAGGCCGTTGACAGCGGTGATGACCGGCTTCCAGACGCCGTTCTGCTTGGAGGTGAGGCGCGCTCCCGCATCCTCATGATGCCAGGGGTCGCGCTCCTTCTTCGCTTTGGTCTCCGGGTCCTCGCCATCCTTCAAGTCCACGCCGCTGCAGAAGGCCTTATCGCCTGCGCCGGTGAGGATGACCACACGAACGTCCTCGTCTTCCTTCACCATCTGCCAGGCCGCCTTCAGCTCGCGCTGCATCGTCCTATCAAAGGCGTTCAGGGCGTCCGGGCGGTTGAGGACGATCAAGGCACGATGGTTGGCCTTCTCGTAAATGAGAGTGCTAAACTTGGCGCTCACAGGGCCTCCATCGCACGCAGTCTTTCAGGAAAAACTGGGGACTGAGGAACGATTCCCCTCTGGCGAACGTGAGGTCATTCTATCTTTGGCCGATATTGTTTTCAAGTATATATAGGTGAGTTATACTACCGGCCGTCCTGGCCTGTTTTGAAGGAGTTGAGCGGATGTCCACGCTGCACAAGAAGGCTGCCATCGCCGGTGTCTACGAGTATCCCCGCAGGCGCGCCCCCGACCGCACGGTATGGCAGATCCAGGCGGAATCGGCCGCGATGGCCTTGGCGGAGTCCGGGCTGACTATCAAGGACGTGGATGGGTTCATGAACGCGGACAGCTACTCCTCCATGTATATGGCCGAGTACTTGGGCCTCAATCCGAAGGTGATGGACAATACGCAAGTCGGCGGCTCCTCCTTCCTGCTGCATACGACGCGCGCGGCCGCGGCCATCGCCGCGGGCATGTGCGAAGTGGTGCTGATCACCTACGGCAGCACGGCCCTTTCCCAGGGCAGCGCCATCGGCACCGGGGGGTTCCGCAAGCAGACGGTGGACCCTAGGCCGGATAGCTTCGAGGCGCCCTACGGCACCATCCTGGCGGCGCTCTATGCCAATGTGGCATCCCGGCATATGCACCAGTACGGGACCACGAGCGAACAGCTGGCGGAGATCGCCGTGACGACGCGCCGCCATGCGGGCATGAACCCTACCGCCATGTATCGGGATCCCATCACGGTGCAAGACGTCCTTAGCTCGCGCATGATCGCCTCGCCTTTGCACATGCTGGACTGCTGCGTCATCTCGGATGGCGGCGGCGCGGTCATCGTCACCAGCCCTTCGCGGGCCAAGAGCCTCAAGACCAAGCCCGTCTGGCTTCTGGGCTCGGGGGAAGGCTATGCCCACCTGAGCAGCGGCCACCGCGATTTCACCACCATCGCGGCGGCGCAGTCGGGTCCGCACGCCATGGCTATGGCTGGGGTGAAGCACAAGGACATTGACCTGGCGATGGTCTACGACTCCTTCACGATCACGGCGCTGACGACGCTGGAGGACCTGGGCTTCTGCAAGAAGGGCGAAGGCGGCAGCTTTGTCCAGGGCGGGCGGCTTGCCGTTGATGGCGACCTGCCCATGAACACGGACGGAGGAGGGCTCTCTTCGAACCATCCAGGGATGCGCGGCATCTTTCTGATCATCGAAGCTGTGAAGCAGCTGCGGGGCGATTTCAAGGGCACCCCCAGGCAGGTGAAGAACTGTAAGATCGCCATCTGCCACGGCACGGGCGGCAACTTGGGCTCGCGGCATAGCGGCGTGACCCTGGTGCTGGGGGCCGACTAAGTGACGGCATGCTGCGGATGGTGACCCTACCGTGACAGAGACCGCAGCTACAGAGCCGAAGGCGCCCCGGGCCGATTGGCACTGGCTCTTCGGCATCATGACGGCCCTGCTGGCCGCCGCGCTCCCCATGTCCGCCTATTCCGCCTCCTTGGCCATCATCCAGGAGGAGTGGGGGATGACGAACAGCCAGGCGGGGCTGGTCAATAGCGCCACGGCTGTCGGCTCCGTCATCGCCGCCCTGGTCATCGCGCCCATGACCGACCGCCTGCGCGCCGATCGCGTGCTGATTACGGCCGGGCTCTCCGCCGCGCTCGCGCAGATACTTTTCCCCCTGGTGGCGCACAATTTCGGCGTCGCGATGACGCTGCGCTTCTTTGTGGGCCTTAGCATCTCCGGCATCTACGTCACTGGGACGCGCGTGGTTGCAGAGCGCTTCGCCCTGGCGGGACGGGGGACGGCGACGGGCCTCTATGTGACGACTTTCTATCTGGGCTCGGGACTCTCCTTCACGCTCATCGGCGCCTTCATCCCGTTGCTGGGCTGGCGCGGCGCGACCACGCTCTTCGCCGGGCTCTCCTTCCTCACGCCCATCGTGCTCTACCTTATCCTGCGCGGCTACCGCCCGTCAGGAGTGCGCGATACCCGGGCCACGCTGGACCTGAGCGTGCTGAAGAGCAAGCCCGCGAGCGTCATGATCTTCGGCTATTTCATGCACTCCATCGAGCTTTCACACCTGCGCACCTGGCTCACACCCTTCCTGGCCTTTGTCCTTGTCGCCTATGGCGGCTTCGAATCGGAGCATGCCGCCGCCCGCGCGGCCGTCATCTTCGGCATCTGGAACATCGTGGGGGCGGCGGCGCCTTTCCTGGGAGGCGTCCTTTCCGACCGGGTGGGCCGTTTGCGCGCCGCCATCGCCCTGTGCGCCCTGAGCGCCGCCTGCTCCATGACGATGGGATGGATCGGCGGCGCGCCCTGGGCGATGGTCCTTGCTCTGAGTCTGGTCTACACCATCACCACCGGCGCGGACTCCGCCATCTACACCACCAGCGTCACGGAGGTTGCGATCCCCGGCAAGATGGGCTCCACGCTGGCGGTGCACGGCTTCTTCGGCTTTGCGGCAGGCATCGTCTCGCCCGCCCTTTTCGGCGGCCTTCTTGATATCACCGGGCGAGAAAGCCTGACGGGCTGGGGGCTCGGCTTCGCGACTGCCGGCATCGGCGGGCTGCTGGCTGTGCTGGCGATGCTGTGGCTGATGCGCATCCCCGCCGCCTACGCCGCCATCGAGGCGCGGACGAGCCGCGCCCGGCAAGCCGCTCACTAGGCCTATGGCATCACTTTGGTGATGGGCGGCACGCCGACGATCGTGGGCAGGAAGGTGGAGTGATAGCCTGCGATGCCGCCGGCGACCAGGATAGGCAGGCGTGCGGGACGTTCGTCCGCCTTGCCGCCGGTGAGGCATGTGGGCGCATTGATGCGCGATTCCGCCCCGTAGACCGGCTTGAAGTCAACACGTTTGAAGAGCTCTTCCCGGATGCGGTGTTTGTCCCATCCTCGGCCTGCGAAGATCTTGGCGTGGATAGGGCAGAGTAAGAGCACCGGCAGGCCGCCGTCCTGGTGGTAGGCGGTGGCGTAGCCCTCGATATATTTCATGCATGCCGCGATGTTGTTGATCAGGTCTTCCGGATTAACCTTGATGACGCGATAGAAGATCGGCACGGTGCCGGTGACGGCGAAGGCCGTGACGGCGCTTTGCCCTGCGGCGGTCCCCTGTTCTCTTGCGTATGTCTCCCAAGGGCTCGCCCCTTCGCTCTCAGCGAAGCACATGCCCTGCCGCCCGGGGGATCCGTGGGCGCTCTTGCTCACCGCGCTAGGCGAAGCGCCCCCGATGTTCAGGAGAATGAGTCGCAAGGCCCGGCCGATCGTCGCATTCGCGCGCGCACCTGAGGCAAAGAGGTCGTGGCCGCTGCTCAGCCCGATCTTCTCCGTCATAGGGCCGCTGACGACGATCATGGGGGCATAGGGGGCCGTCCACGGCGCGATGCGGTCCAGCTGGAAATTCGGGTCGGCGACCGCAGAGACGGCGGCGCAGACAACGGGCATGTATCCGGGTAAGCAGCCTGCCATGACTGCGTTGACGGCCACCTTTTGCACAGTGGCACGCCCGCGGCGCGGCCCGATGAAGCCGAGGGTGTGATCGCCGGGGCGGCCTGACGCGGCAATCATCGCCTGGACGCGATCAGGCGTTGGGGGAACGATGGGCAGACCATCGGTCCAACCGCGCCGGTAGAGGTCTTCGTAGGCGCTCTCCTGGGAGGTCGCGAGTGGTTTTTCGGAGGTCATAGCGGGTGCTGTCTAGAAGCGTCTATCCAAACGCATCAGTCTTTCGCAAGGGCATCAACGATCTTTACGTAGGAGGCATCGGCAAGCGTAACCACGGCATCTTCCTTCAACTCTTCAAACGGGTGGGGCACGATAACCATCTTGAGCGCGGGCCATCCCTCTGCCGCCGCCGTCGCCTTTGCGATGCCTGCAAACTCGTCGGTCACGATGCTCACCGTGGGAATACCCTTCTCTTCAAGCTCGATGGCGTCATAGACCGTCCAGGGGGAAGTTCCCCAACAGGCGCCAAGGCCGACGATCGCCCACTGTACCTGGCTCGTGAACGTGCGCCATTCCTCAAGCTTGGCATCGCGCCGCTCAGTGAAGGTGCCGCCTACGCGAAGGATGGGCTGGAGTTCGTGCTCCTGCATGAGCCGCCGTTCGATGCGGGCTGTGAACGTATCGAAGTTGGGCCATTGCCGGCGGATGCCGCCCCGCGTTCCGCGGAGGTCTCTCCGCGCAGCGAGGGCGTGCGAGGCGCCGGGCCCGTCCGATGTGGGGTCGAGAACGTGGATTGTGATCATGGGCTAGCGCCTCGGTACAGCAGATTGACACTTAGAAGTTGAGACCAATATAATCCCTTGGCCGATGCCTCACCCAACTATATATCTAGCGCCTGTAGGCAAGTCAAGGGCGCAGCCCTCTTGCGTGTAAGCCTCTCGCCTGGAGCTATCCATGAAGTACGCCTTGCGTCTCGACGATAAGAGCATGCCCCATATGATCGAGCGCGCGAAGCGCGCCGAGGCGGCGGGTTTTGAGGCGCTTTTCGCGGGAGAGCTTGCCGGCACCCCCTACGTGAACTGCGCCGCGGTCGCCGGGCATACGACGACCATCAAGCTAGGCACCGGTGTCGCGTACGCCTTCGTGCGCAGTCCCATGACGACGGCGCTGACTGCGCTGGACCTCGATCGGCTTACGGACGGGCGCTTCATCCTTGGCCTCAGCACCAGCCTGCCGCGGCTCATCGAAAACTGGCACAACATGCCGTACGGCAAGCCGATCCCGCACATCAAAGAGTATCTGCAGGTGACGCGCCTCATCATGGAGAACGCCCACAAGATGCGGCCGATCCAGTTCAACGGTGAATACTACAAGACCAACATTGTGGGGTATATGCGCCCGTGGCGTCCGGTGCGCGAGAAGATGCCGATCCTTCTCGGCGCGGTAGGGCCCGGCATGATCAAGACGGCCGGTGAGGTTGCCGATGGACTCATCGCCCACCCGGTCTATACGCTCAAATATATCAAGGAAGTCATGCAGCCGAAGCTTGCCGAGGGAATGGCGAAAGGCGGCAAGGAACGGAAGGACTTTTTCGTCTGGCTCTATGTGGACGTGCTTATCGGCAATGATAAGAAGACCCTTCTGGAGATCGCGCGCGGCACGCCAGCCTTCTACGCCACCGTGCGCTCCTATGAGCCGTTCTTTGCCCTCCACGGCTTCCAACAGCAGGCGCAGCAGATCCAGCAGATCTTCCGTGAGAACAAGGGGTTCTCGCCGAAGATGAATGCGGCTGTGACCGATGAGATGGCTGAGACGTTCGTGGCGATGGGCACGGCGGATGAGGTGCGCAGGAAGATCGCCGAGTATGGCCAGTATGCCGACGGCATCATCTTGCAGACGCCGACCCAGGCCATGAAGCGCGCCGACGCCCTCCCGTACGAGAACGCCCTCTTTGACGTCTTTGGGAAATAACCGCCAAGCGGAGCGATCCGCCGCCGCGAAGAGATAAGGAAGAACGACATGAAGATATACGCTGGTCTGGGGTCGGGCACTGCCGCCCAGCTTATCGAGCGGGCGAAGACGGCGGAATCCGCCGGGATGGACGGCGTGTGGGCGGAGCAGCTCAACGGCGGCGCCCCCTTTGTCCCGCTGGCCACCGTCGCAGGCCACACCTCGCGTATCCAGCTGGGCACCTCCATCGCCTTAGCTTTTACCAGAAGCCCGCTTGAGACGGCCCTGACCGCGCTGGACATGGATTACATCAGCGGCGGCCGCTTCAACCTCGGCCTTGGCTCCGGCGTCCAGCGCCTGGTGGAGATGTGGCACGGCGTGAAGAACTACGGCAAGGCGGTGCCGCACCTGCGCCAGACCGTGGAACTCGTCCGCATGATCATCAAGGACGCCCACACGGGCAAGCCCATCACCTACCAGAGCGAGTACTACGATGTGAAGGTAGTCGGCTGGCGGCGGCCCATCGCGCCGGTGCGGGAGCGCATCCCCATCTACCTGGCGGGCGTCCAGGGCGGCATGGCGCGGCTCGCCGGTGAGGTGGCGGAAGGGATGTTGGGTCACATCATCTGGTCGCCCTACTGGATCAAAGAGGTCATCCACCCCAATGTGAAGATCGGCCTGGATAGAGCCGGGCGCAAGCGCAGCGATATCGAACTGACCGTGCCCCTGGTGGTCATCATCTCCAAGGATCGCAAGGCCGCCCGCCATGACGCCGCTCGTGAGGTCGGCTTCTTCTCGACGGTTCGCACCTATCAGCCGCTTTTTGAGGCGCACGGTTTCGGCAAGCTCACGACGGAGATCCAGCAGATCTTCAAGACCGAAGGGGGCCACAGCCCCAAGATCGCCCAGCTGGTTACGGACGAGATGATTGACGCTTTCACCGTCGTCGGCACCGTGGATGAAGTGCGGAAGAAGATCGCCGTTTTCAAGGACCTGGTGGACGGCATCATGGTTGAGGTGCCCGGCTTCCACATGGACAGCGAGAAGACGAACGAATACCGCACGGCGCTCTTCGAGACGTTCGGACGCTAGAGGCCGGCAGGGGTTATCGTGGACTTCCGCTTCTCGCCTGAAGAAGAGACGTTCCGCCAAGAGGTGCGCGACTTCCTCAGGAAGCACGCCCCTGCCGAATATGCTAATCAGCAGCTCGGCGATAAAGAGACCGAGGAGTTTCGCAAGCGATTCGCCCGCGCCCTTGGCGAGAA
Proteins encoded in this region:
- a CDS encoding acetyl-CoA acetyltransferase, producing MSGIGDKVAIVGMGCTKFGERWGDSPEDLLAEAAQEAYKDAGVEAKDIKAAWLGTMLSGWSGQPLAKALKLDYIPISRVENFCATGTDAFRNACFAVAAGAYDMVMVAGVEKLKDTGFTGLASPFILPNTNVDAPSPPPAQFALAATAYFNKYGLTLEKGKEVLAKIAVKNHHNGSLNPKAHFQREITLEQALKAPMIAWPLSLFDCCGVSDGAAVAIITRPEIAKTLRSDYVLVKGMGLAVGGDQGTLRDDSEFHFFPENVSAAKQAYAEAGIADPRKEINIAEVHDCFTITELIIMEDLQFSPRGQAAKDVEAGTFSLEGELPVNTDGGLKCFGHPIGASGIRMMYEVYKQLQGKAGPRQVKNARLGLTHNLGGYPGSFTGSVAIFGRADTLRK
- a CDS encoding 3-hydroxy-3-methylglutaryl CoA synthase encodes the protein MVGIRAIGAYVPKYRMTKETIGWGSPGERAVANFDEDSVTMATAAAIDCLRGIDRHAVDGILFATTSNPYFEKQSASTIATALDLRADIFSQDLASTLRAGTSGLRAAADAVRAGSAKNVLLAAGDVRLAYPKSDMERYLGDGGAALLISDTDVAVEIEASHFVTEHMIDQWRSTTDTYIRSGEDRFIADEGYIPAVIEASTGLAKKTKLTPKDFAKAVIYASDPRRHGEIARRLGLSPQQLQDPMFGSLGNTGTAFPLMMLAAALEDAKPGDRILLIGYGDGADAYALKVTDKIEQARAGRRLIKKHLAAKAKLPAYEHFLRWRGLLAAEPARRPDPQPVSLQAAWRDADRNLRFYGGKCTVCGHVQYPPQKQCAFCKAYDSWSPVRLSDKQAKIVTFSMDYVAGTQDVPLVITVVDFDGGGRALLMMTDREIDQIKVGMPLELSFRKLGVIGGVHNYYWKTTPIRA
- a CDS encoding CoA transferase; its protein translation is MRANRLPLKGIRVLDLTMVVAGPYCTMLLADWGAEVIRMDTTQVFVPYTRGTTPRPPKEYVEAVSGSGYGYAGNTPAERPWNRYAMFQNHARNKLSMTVDLLAEDCGKIFEDLVAISDIIVENNVPINLAKLGITYDRVRRIRPDIIMLRIPPYGLGGDYENYRAFGSHIEAVNGHLWMRGYPDTDATMRGVLPVGDGPSGVGGATAAVMALRHRARTGQGQLVEVSQTENFATYMGEALMDYSMNKRQPELLGNRSARCAPQGVYPGKGDDKWVAIAVSSDEEWRALCRVMGDPPWAQNPEYQTNAGRLRNHNELDENISQWTKDQEHYALMWRLQEAGVPAGAVIDEAEAFSDPHFNARGFFERLTHPECGAHRYPGIGFKMRRTPNHIRRAACRMGEDNEYVYEKLLVTDHEKYTKLIAEGRIGMDYAPTVR
- a CDS encoding CoA transferase, which produces MTGSAQKQARAAPGPLHGLRVLDLTHYIAGPFCTKLLADYGADVIKIERPGTGDGLRHVGPFLHDVPHPERCGPFLYLNTNKFGVTLDLKQYQGRQIFLELLKSADAIVESFSPGTMERLGLHYEELHKTAPNIVMTSISNFGQTGPYRDFKANELIEYGIGGQLHSTGYPDRPPVKLGGNIGMYQTGQNACFATVTALFRREFDGFGDYLDVSVFETQAGNQDRRSIYMLNYEYTGVVTKRHSDATGLAFGIFPCADGYICFWSGINRFSRVAEMVGKPELANDPDFVDYERGVSPQAIDRFNNEYLLPWTLERDLYTVWRDSQRAGLATAPVMSPGQFFNDPYYRARGFFPAINHPVAGKLEYPGRPFIMPNSPWRLRRPAPLLGQHNREIFGSILGLSAGELAKLRKDGVI
- a CDS encoding enoyl-CoA hydratase/isomerase family protein, producing the protein MSAKFSTLIYEKANHRALIVLNRPDALNAFDRTMQRELKAAWQMVKEDEDVRVVILTGAGDKAFCSGVDLKDGEDPETKAKKERDPWHHEDAGARLTSKQNGVWKPVITAVNGLCNAGAFYFIYDSDIVIASEGATFFDTHVSYGLVTALEPIGLTRRVPLGEVLRIALVGGDERVSAKRAYEIGLVSEVVLQAELMPAAERLAASIASHPPIAVQGTVKAIWSGLDVGRKQALELGELYPRVGNTPEALKQLHEKLARKDKPKWRLR
- a CDS encoding MFS transporter — protein: MTETAATEPKAPRADWHWLFGIMTALLAAALPMSAYSASLAIIQEEWGMTNSQAGLVNSATAVGSVIAALVIAPMTDRLRADRVLITAGLSAALAQILFPLVAHNFGVAMTLRFFVGLSISGIYVTGTRVVAERFALAGRGTATGLYVTTFYLGSGLSFTLIGAFIPLLGWRGATTLFAGLSFLTPIVLYLILRGYRPSGVRDTRATLDLSVLKSKPASVMIFGYFMHSIELSHLRTWLTPFLAFVLVAYGGFESEHAAARAAVIFGIWNIVGAAAPFLGGVLSDRVGRLRAAIALCALSAACSMTMGWIGGAPWAMVLALSLVYTITTGADSAIYTTSVTEVAIPGKMGSTLAVHGFFGFAAGIVSPALFGGLLDITGRESLTGWGLGFATAGIGGLLAVLAMLWLMRIPAAYAAIEARTSRARQAAH
- a CDS encoding LLM class flavin-dependent oxidoreductase, whose product is MKYALRLDDKSMPHMIERAKRAEAAGFEALFAGELAGTPYVNCAAVAGHTTTIKLGTGVAYAFVRSPMTTALTALDLDRLTDGRFILGLSTSLPRLIENWHNMPYGKPIPHIKEYLQVTRLIMENAHKMRPIQFNGEYYKTNIVGYMRPWRPVREKMPILLGAVGPGMIKTAGEVADGLIAHPVYTLKYIKEVMQPKLAEGMAKGGKERKDFFVWLYVDVLIGNDKKTLLEIARGTPAFYATVRSYEPFFALHGFQQQAQQIQQIFRENKGFSPKMNAAVTDEMAETFVAMGTADEVRRKIAEYGQYADGIILQTPTQAMKRADALPYENALFDVFGK
- a CDS encoding LLM class flavin-dependent oxidoreductase; amino-acid sequence: MKIYAGLGSGTAAQLIERAKTAESAGMDGVWAEQLNGGAPFVPLATVAGHTSRIQLGTSIALAFTRSPLETALTALDMDYISGGRFNLGLGSGVQRLVEMWHGVKNYGKAVPHLRQTVELVRMIIKDAHTGKPITYQSEYYDVKVVGWRRPIAPVRERIPIYLAGVQGGMARLAGEVAEGMLGHIIWSPYWIKEVIHPNVKIGLDRAGRKRSDIELTVPLVVIISKDRKAARHDAAREVGFFSTVRTYQPLFEAHGFGKLTTEIQQIFKTEGGHSPKIAQLVTDEMIDAFTVVGTVDEVRKKIAVFKDLVDGIMVEVPGFHMDSEKTNEYRTALFETFGR